From one Mycobacterium colombiense CECT 3035 genomic stretch:
- a CDS encoding Crp/Fnr family transcriptional regulator translates to MRTCRLCERRDVYQALGATGLFARTDPAVVSDFSTQLEPQRFPQGHRIDAQSDFDGHVYVIVSGKAELTFRCPDGREIGLTVLGPSQIFGVKTLFDPDSRGFSLTTLTDVVVAPIARDQLLAWMSKRPEIGEQLLRLFARWAKEAANSLVDFALADARSRTASRLLMLSQRFGWRDGDAVRVVHDMALTDFAMLVGAAPHVVDATLRDFAESGAIRLERGSVVITDAQALESVRLGGRGDRGPAERTHCDALSDRERD, encoded by the coding sequence GTGCGAACATGCCGCCTTTGTGAAAGGCGCGACGTCTACCAGGCATTGGGCGCAACCGGCCTCTTTGCCAGGACCGACCCAGCGGTGGTATCCGACTTTTCCACCCAGCTCGAGCCGCAACGATTCCCGCAGGGGCACCGGATTGACGCGCAATCCGACTTTGACGGCCATGTCTACGTCATCGTCTCCGGAAAGGCTGAACTTACGTTTCGGTGTCCCGACGGCCGCGAGATCGGGCTCACGGTCCTCGGCCCGTCCCAAATATTCGGTGTTAAAACACTTTTCGATCCTGATTCGCGCGGCTTCAGCCTGACAACACTGACCGATGTGGTGGTCGCGCCGATCGCACGCGATCAACTCCTAGCCTGGATGTCCAAACGACCGGAGATCGGCGAGCAACTACTGCGGCTGTTCGCCCGGTGGGCCAAGGAGGCGGCGAATTCGCTGGTCGACTTCGCGTTAGCCGATGCCCGAAGCCGCACAGCGAGCCGGCTGTTGATGTTGAGCCAGCGGTTTGGTTGGCGAGACGGCGACGCGGTGCGTGTGGTTCACGACATGGCATTGACGGATTTCGCCATGCTGGTGGGAGCTGCTCCGCACGTTGTCGACGCGACGTTGCGCGATTTCGCGGAAAGCGGCGCGATTCGGCTGGAACGCGGCAGCGTGGTGATCACCGACGCCCAGGCGCTCGAGTCGGTGCGGCTCGGCGGCCGCGGTGATCGCGGACCCGCTGAGCGGACGCACTGCGACGCACTGTCCGACCGAGAACGCGATTGA
- a CDS encoding AraC family transcriptional regulator, whose amino-acid sequence MKLKTDPESFSLVQRLGQMGPVTVSEFVVGSDTWMDNGAECGAYRVLVLQTGRTERVRSGLTFSAGPGTATVYAPRGLGAARWAAGTKMTCFRIDACTAHDALSDALGHSVTAHIDLNPVLPMRAEPTRSWIDMLLLFKEQFFRPDSLLNHPMVGLPFAESLVRGFWMAVEHGHRDALAGTARLVAPRAIRTAIEIIQEEAHAPLTLTAISARCNVSVRSLQQGFQRYLGTSPMSYLREVRLRRAHQALLHSDPSTTTVASVAYHWGFSNLGRFAAAHAARYGEPPAQTLRRSA is encoded by the coding sequence TTGAAGCTGAAGACCGACCCCGAATCGTTTTCCCTAGTTCAGCGGCTGGGTCAGATGGGTCCGGTGACGGTTTCCGAATTCGTCGTAGGTTCGGATACGTGGATGGATAACGGCGCCGAATGCGGCGCGTATCGCGTGCTGGTCCTTCAGACCGGACGCACGGAACGGGTCCGCAGCGGATTGACGTTCAGCGCCGGTCCCGGCACCGCGACCGTGTACGCGCCGCGCGGCCTGGGCGCGGCGCGGTGGGCGGCGGGAACCAAGATGACCTGTTTTCGGATCGACGCCTGTACCGCTCACGACGCTCTCAGCGATGCGCTCGGTCACTCGGTGACGGCACACATCGACCTCAACCCCGTGCTACCGATGCGCGCGGAACCCACTCGAAGCTGGATCGACATGCTCTTGCTATTCAAGGAGCAGTTCTTCCGTCCGGACAGCTTGCTCAATCACCCCATGGTCGGGCTGCCGTTTGCCGAGAGTTTGGTGCGCGGCTTCTGGATGGCCGTCGAGCACGGCCACCGTGATGCCCTCGCCGGTACAGCGCGCCTGGTTGCGCCACGCGCCATCCGCACCGCGATCGAAATCATCCAAGAGGAGGCGCACGCGCCACTAACCCTGACGGCAATCTCCGCCCGCTGTAACGTGAGCGTCCGGTCGCTGCAGCAGGGTTTTCAGCGGTACCTCGGCACCTCCCCGATGTCCTACCTCCGCGAAGTCCGGCTACGCCGGGCGCACCAGGCGCTTTTGCATTCCGACCCCTCGACGACAACGGTGGCCTCGGTGGCCTACCACTGGGGCTTCAGCAATCTCGGCCGGTTCGCCGCCGCGCACGCCGCTCGCTACGGTGAGCCACCCGCGCAGACCTTGCGGCGCTCCGCGTAA
- a CDS encoding class I SAM-dependent methyltransferase, producing MAAFDDGVRAKLDANMRNWDARAPIHAQSRFYGIGSRDPVSWFAPFEWRDLGPLVDREIVHLQCHLGTETMAFARKGAMTTGLDFSSASVREARQIACQFGLSIDYVCADVYDAVDALGAQRFDIAYTGKGALCYLPDLPAWADTVTRLLRPGGFLYVVEFHPLLNALGPTQKPGLPDDLTIRHDYLGGRGPVERDSAHSYTDGPPLRGPTRHYEWPHGLGEVVTAIARAGLVIESVTETDLLPWPRWPRMVRTDDGWWTLPPSEPTFPVMYGLKATKPDPTNLTVRLGDS from the coding sequence ATGGCTGCGTTCGACGACGGCGTGCGAGCCAAGCTCGATGCCAACATGCGCAATTGGGACGCGCGGGCACCGATCCACGCGCAGAGCCGCTTCTACGGCATCGGCAGTCGCGACCCGGTGAGCTGGTTTGCCCCGTTCGAATGGCGCGACCTGGGCCCACTCGTGGATCGCGAGATCGTGCATCTGCAATGCCATTTGGGCACGGAGACTATGGCCTTCGCCCGCAAGGGCGCGATGACCACCGGGCTGGATTTCTCGAGCGCTTCCGTGCGGGAAGCCCGGCAGATTGCGTGCCAATTCGGCTTGTCGATCGACTATGTGTGCGCCGACGTCTATGACGCCGTCGACGCGCTTGGGGCGCAGCGGTTCGACATCGCCTATACGGGCAAGGGGGCACTCTGCTACCTGCCGGACTTGCCGGCCTGGGCCGACACGGTGACGAGACTGCTCAGGCCCGGGGGGTTCCTCTATGTGGTGGAGTTTCATCCGTTGCTGAACGCGCTAGGCCCCACCCAGAAGCCAGGTCTGCCAGACGATTTGACGATTCGGCACGACTATCTAGGCGGGCGCGGTCCTGTCGAGCGCGACAGCGCCCACAGCTACACCGACGGCCCGCCGCTGCGGGGTCCCACCCGACACTACGAGTGGCCACATGGCCTGGGGGAAGTTGTCACCGCCATCGCACGGGCCGGTCTGGTCATCGAAAGCGTCACCGAGACAGACCTTCTGCCTTGGCCCCGCTGGCCGCGGATGGTGCGCACCGATGACGGGTGGTGGACACTGCCGCCGAGCGAGCCGACGTTTCCCGTCATGTATGGCCTCAAGGCCACCAAACCCGATCCGACGAACCTCACCGTTCGCCTCGGAGATAGCTAG
- the mtrB gene encoding MtrAB system histidine kinase MtrB: MIWGSRRRTRSRWGRSGPMTRGMGALSRAVAIAWRRSLQLRVVALTLGLSLAVILALGFVLTSQVTNRVLDVKVKAAIEQIERARTTVGGIVNGEEARSLDSSLQLARNTLTSKTDPASGAGMAGAFDAVLMVPGDGPRAATTAGPVDQVPSSLRGFVKAGQASYQYATVHTDGFSGPALIVGSPASSQVANLELYLIFPLKNEQATIQLVRGTMITGGAVLLVLLAGIALLVSRQVVVPVRSASRIAERFAEGHLSERMPVRGEDDMARLAMSFNDMAESLSRQITQLEEFGNLQRRFTSDVSHELRTPLTTVRMAADLIYDHSADLDPTLARSTELMVNELDRFESLLNDLLEISRHDAGVAELSVEAVDLRTTVQSALGNVGHLAEDAGIELKVDLPSEEVIAEVDTRRVERILRNLIANAIDHAEHKPVKIRMAADEDTVAVTVRDYGVGLRPGEEKLVFSRFWRADPSRVRRSGGTGLGLAISIEDARLHQGRLEAWGEPGDGSCFRLTLPLVRGHKVTTSPLPMKPIPQPAPGGPQHAKDRPRQREHAERSL; encoded by the coding sequence GTGATCTGGGGCTCCCGGCGACGCACTCGAAGCCGCTGGGGACGTTCCGGCCCCATGACTCGTGGCATGGGCGCGTTGAGTCGCGCCGTGGCCATTGCCTGGCGGCGCTCGCTGCAGCTGCGGGTGGTGGCGCTGACCCTGGGACTTTCCCTGGCGGTCATCCTGGCGCTCGGCTTCGTGCTGACCAGTCAGGTCACCAATCGCGTGCTCGACGTCAAGGTCAAGGCCGCCATCGAACAGATCGAGCGGGCACGCACCACCGTGGGCGGGATCGTCAACGGCGAAGAGGCGCGCTCGTTGGACAGCAGCCTGCAGCTGGCCCGCAACACGCTGACCTCCAAGACCGACCCGGCCTCGGGCGCGGGGATGGCCGGCGCCTTCGACGCGGTGCTGATGGTGCCGGGCGACGGCCCGCGCGCCGCGACCACCGCCGGGCCCGTCGACCAGGTGCCCAGTTCGCTGCGCGGCTTCGTCAAAGCGGGGCAGGCGTCCTACCAGTACGCCACCGTGCACACCGACGGGTTCTCCGGACCGGCGCTGATCGTCGGGTCGCCGGCGTCGTCTCAGGTGGCCAACCTGGAGCTGTACCTGATCTTCCCGCTGAAGAACGAGCAGGCCACCATCCAGCTGGTGCGCGGCACCATGATCACCGGCGGCGCGGTGCTGCTGGTGTTGCTGGCCGGGATCGCGCTGCTGGTGTCGCGGCAGGTGGTGGTGCCGGTGCGATCGGCGTCGCGCATCGCAGAACGGTTCGCCGAGGGGCATCTGTCCGAACGCATGCCGGTGCGCGGCGAGGACGACATGGCGCGGCTGGCCATGTCGTTCAACGACATGGCCGAGAGCCTGTCGCGCCAGATCACCCAGCTGGAAGAGTTCGGTAATCTGCAGCGCCGCTTCACTTCTGACGTGAGCCACGAACTGCGCACCCCGCTGACCACGGTGCGGATGGCCGCCGACCTGATCTATGACCACAGCGCGGACCTGGACCCGACGCTGGCGCGCTCCACCGAGCTGATGGTCAACGAGCTGGACCGGTTCGAGTCGTTGCTCAACGACCTGCTCGAAATCTCCCGCCACGACGCCGGTGTCGCCGAGCTGTCCGTCGAAGCGGTCGACCTGCGCACCACCGTGCAGAGCGCGCTGGGCAACGTGGGGCACCTGGCCGAAGACGCCGGCATCGAGCTGAAGGTGGACCTGCCGAGCGAAGAGGTGATCGCCGAGGTCGACACCCGCCGGGTGGAGCGCATCCTGCGCAACCTGATCGCCAACGCCATCGACCACGCCGAGCACAAGCCGGTGAAGATCCGGATGGCCGCCGACGAGGACACGGTCGCCGTCACCGTCCGCGACTACGGCGTCGGGCTGCGACCGGGCGAGGAGAAGCTGGTGTTCAGCCGGTTCTGGCGGGCCGACCCGTCGCGGGTTCGCCGCTCCGGCGGCACCGGGCTGGGCCTGGCCATCAGCATCGAGGACGCGCGCCTGCACCAGGGCCGGCTGGAGGCGTGGGGCGAACCGGGCGACGGCTCGTGCTTCCGGCTGACCCTGCCGCTGGTGCGCGGGCACAAGGTGACCACCAGCCCGCTGCCCATGAAGCCGATCCCGCAACCCGCCCCCGGCGGCCCGCAGCACGCGAAAGACCGTCCGCGGCAACGAGAGCACGCCGAGAGAAGCCTGTGA
- the lpqB gene encoding MtrAB system accessory lipoprotein LpqB, translating to MRRLVGLLMLAALLAGCAGVPSSSAPQAIGTVERPAPSNLPKPTPGMDPDVLLREFLKATADPANRHLAARQFLTQSASNAWDDAGSALLIDHVVFVETRAAERVSATMRADILGSLSDMGVFETAEGVLPDPGPIELVKTSGGWRIDRLPNGVFLDWQQFQSTYKRNTLYFADPTGKTVVPDPRYVAVPDHDQLATELISKLIGGPRPEMAHTVRNLLAPPLRLRGPVTRADGGKSGIGRGYGGARVDLEKLSTTDPHSRQLLAAQIIWTLARADIRGPYVISADGAPLDDRFRDGWTTSDVAATDPGAADGAGAGLHALVNGSLVSLDGQHTVTVPGAFGRVGDQTGAALSRTGRQVASVVTLHRGAPDMAASLWIGDLGQEAVQAADGHNLSRPTWSLDDVVWVVVDGNNVLRAIQEPASGQPARLPVDSVAVATRFPGPITDLQLSRDSTRAAMVIGGQVILASVEQTQAGQYALTFPRRLGFGLGNSVVSLSWRTGDDLVVTRTDASHPVSYVNIDGVNSDAPPHGLQMPVTTVVANPSTAYVAGPQGVLQYSPSADGQQGWSEVPGLTVPGAAPVLPG from the coding sequence ATGCGCCGACTCGTGGGACTGCTGATGCTGGCTGCGCTGCTCGCGGGCTGCGCGGGCGTGCCCAGCTCGTCGGCGCCGCAGGCCATCGGCACCGTCGAGCGGCCGGCGCCCTCGAACCTGCCCAAGCCCACCCCGGGCATGGACCCCGACGTGCTGCTGCGCGAATTCCTCAAGGCCACAGCCGATCCCGCGAACCGGCACCTGGCCGCCCGCCAGTTCCTCACCCAGTCGGCGTCCAACGCCTGGGACGACGCCGGTAGCGCGCTGCTGATCGACCACGTGGTGTTCGTCGAAACCCGCGCGGCCGAACGTGTTTCGGCGACGATGCGGGCCGACATCCTGGGTTCGCTGTCCGACATGGGCGTGTTCGAGACCGCCGAGGGTGTGCTGCCCGACCCCGGGCCGATCGAATTGGTCAAGACATCCGGCGGCTGGCGCATCGACCGGCTGCCCAACGGCGTCTTCCTGGACTGGCAGCAGTTCCAGTCCACCTACAAGCGCAACACGCTCTACTTCGCCGACCCGACCGGCAAGACGGTGGTTCCCGATCCCCGCTACGTCGCGGTGCCCGACCACGATCAGCTGGCCACCGAGCTGATCTCCAAGCTGATCGGCGGGCCGCGGCCCGAGATGGCACACACGGTCCGCAATCTGCTCGCCCCGCCGCTGCGGCTGCGCGGGCCGGTGACCCGGGCCGACGGCGGCAAGAGCGGCATCGGGCGCGGCTACGGCGGGGCGCGCGTCGACCTGGAGAAGCTGTCCACCACCGATCCGCACAGCCGGCAATTGCTTGCGGCGCAAATTATTTGGACCCTGGCCCGGGCGGACATCCGGGGCCCCTACGTGATCAGCGCCGACGGCGCGCCGCTGGACGACCGGTTCCGCGACGGGTGGACCACCTCCGACGTCGCGGCCACCGATCCCGGCGCGGCCGACGGCGCGGGCGCGGGGCTGCACGCCCTGGTGAACGGCTCGCTGGTGTCGCTGGACGGCCAGCACACCGTCACGGTGCCCGGCGCGTTCGGGCGGGTGGGCGACCAGACCGGCGCCGCGCTGTCGCGCACCGGCCGGCAGGTGGCGTCGGTGGTGACGCTGCACCGCGGCGCCCCGGACATGGCGGCGTCCCTATGGATCGGTGACCTCGGCCAGGAAGCCGTGCAGGCCGCCGACGGGCACAACCTGTCGCGGCCCACCTGGTCGCTGGACGACGTGGTCTGGGTGGTGGTCGACGGCAACAACGTGTTGCGGGCCATCCAGGAGCCGGCCTCGGGGCAACCCGCGCGCCTTCCGGTGGATTCGGTGGCGGTGGCCACCCGGTTCCCGGGGCCGATCACCGACCTGCAGCTGTCCCGCGACAGCACCCGCGCCGCGATGGTGATCGGCGGCCAGGTGATTCTGGCCAGCGTGGAGCAGACCCAGGCCGGCCAGTACGCGTTGACCTTCCCGCGCCGGCTGGGTTTCGGGTTGGGCAATTCGGTGGTGTCGCTGTCGTGGCGCACCGGTGATGACCTCGTGGTGACCCGCACCGACGCCAGCCATCCGGTGTCCTACGTGAACATCGACGGGGTGAACTCCGACGCGCCGCCGCACGGCCTGCAGATGCCGGTGACGACGGTGGTCGCCAACCCGTCGACGGCCTACGTCGCGGGTCCGCAAGGGGTGCTGCAGTATTCGCCGTCGGCCGACGGTCAGCAGGGCTGGTCCGAGGTGCCGGGGCTGACGGTGCCCGGGGCGGCCCCGGTGCTGCCGGGCTAG